A window of Daphnia pulicaria isolate SC F1-1A chromosome 4, SC_F0-13Bv2, whole genome shotgun sequence genomic DNA:
TTCCCCCAGATTCAGAAGGAATCCAGACCGCAGGAGATTGTTGCACCCAcatttcagattaaaataattggGTGGGTTCGTGTACACGTCAGAAaatcttcccttttttgtttccttccttTAAAATGACTAGTCGGATTTCGTATTCAGCGGCATAAAAGGAAAGTTTAGAAACAAGACTGATTTATGTTAGATGCAGCAATTATCAATTTGAATCGGCCTACATACGATGAACATCCGCCATGTATTTGAATCCAATACTGAGCTCTGTATCCTACGTATTTAGAACTCGAAAGAGAATTGTTGTAAACTCCATTCCAAGTGATCGTTTCTAATTGGAAAATCGTGACTAATTTACTTTTACTTATGTTTGGGAGTCTCGAAACAAAATCAATGCGTCATGGGAATTTGATCCACAACCGAACTATTTCAAATATGCGCATATATCGAAATTGCCTATTGTCGCGTAGAGTGTTGTCGTTATTTCAGCTCGAGCCCTAATTTTTCAGACAATGAAAGGCCAAAGAGCAGTTGGAAAAATATGGAtataagtcttttttttttaagattgttATTACAGTTTTGGTTCCAGACCGTTACACTTGCCCCGCTTTCTcctatttcccatttttcaaCCTTCGCTGGTTTTTCACTCGAGTTCCGACTCACGGTGGAACCATCTAGCGGTCTGATTAACAAATTCTAACTCGACTATTTTGAACGGCACACAGAACCCGTGCAATTTGATCCGGCGGAAAGGGAGAGCAACAAATTCCAGCAAAGTTACAGAAGGAAAAGGCTTCGGCCAACTCGGATCCATACGTCAATTGAGTGCCCAGGAAATGTCGGAAGCCGCTACCCGTCCGGTAATTAAAACGTGTGACGTCATTTCCGCTGAATTGaaagataattttttgtttgtttcattaaTCTTCAGTCACGAGGGAGAAACAGTGATCGATCGCTCAGTACTTTTACTGATTCGAAATCTAGACTCAGATCTGGATCACTACGTAGCAGCAATCTGACATTAGCAATCAACAGTATTCCGAATTACGGCGCCATTATCGACAAAGTGGACGTTTTTAATAGCGTCGAAATTCGTGTGGCCACTTCGACCAAAAATACTGATGATGCAATTAGAGGATACACGTCCAAGTCCATTTCGGGTATAATCACATTCAAAATATAGCAACGCAATAAAATCTTAATTGacacattttacatttttagacGAGGACTTTTCAGACGGTTCATCCGAGGAAGCAATTTTCTGTCTGACGCCATCAAAATTGTTTATGGTTCGTTGTGACCTAAATTACTATTTAATTTCCCTATCGCAAATTTTAACGATTATTCTGTACTACAGGCGTTCGGAATACTCTTCGCCGTGTTGATATCCGCCATGCTATTTGCCGTGTGCGTTTGCATCCGCATCAAGACGAGTAAGAATAACCAaaagaaccaacaacaacaacagcagcaacaacaaaggcACAATCCGTATTCAGCGTCATCACCACCGCGGTTTCTCAGCTCATCACCTTGTCCCCCAACGCAGGCATACAATCCAGCTTGTATGCGCCATCCAGGCAGTTTCAACAGCCGACATCAACTGCAATTGAATTTCAACCGGCATCAAAATTCTGCTGCACCTTACATGCgtgtttttaaatagaataatttttaaaacacccGCGCCCCTTtcgcatttgaaaaaaacaaattcgcaTTTGACTTGGCTCTTCTTTTATGACCACCAACTAAGTTATCAGTTATTTGTACCTGTTCTGCATCCATGCCGGACACCAGTTCTGGTCACGACCTTTTTCCTATAAATATATGAAGGACAATGTTTTTTCCCGACATTGTTTGATTTGTGTGTACAAACGTTTTCCTAACAAAGAATCGTCGGTGGTGGTCTCTTTTTAATTAGTTTCTTTTGTAACAGCTCTCCTCGTCCTTCCAAAATATTTGATTCGCGGTACATTGACGatcgtctttattttttccgtttcgacTAATACACGTCATAggggaggagaaggagaaggggaATAAGGGACACGGTCTTGGATTTTTGATTTGTCATCGTAGATTGGGAGTTTGTAATGCTTTATTCtattacagaaaaaaaaagttttcagaaGACTTTCAGTTCGTCAATATTCGATGACAATAGCTGGAAAACTGTTCGAGGCTTTGATGTCAGTGGGGGGTTTGCGCTTCCTTTCTTTTAATCGCTTGGGTTTCCCCAGAACCGtacttgaaatttgtgtcggCAAATTTATACTAATGGAAAGGATGGACGCTCCATTGAATACAAGAATGATGCTAACAATCTTATTTCCTGCATTAAAAACTGTCCTATCTCAAAGGCAACTTAATAGTATGTTCTTTATAGGCcttatttcttattaaatatttatcaATTTGTATACAAGCGCAAGCCCATTGTTGGTACGAGGTACAATTTAGTTGACGATCTCtacaatatattttaaaacgcAAATTTGTCTTTGTTCGGAATAAATTTGGATATTGTCATAGTCCTCGTGACTGATACCTTAAATTTGGCGAAATCAGCGAAGCAGCACGTACTCGATCACCGTCTCGCTGGTCTGCAGTTCGCTTTCATGGGATTAGCAGAAAATTTTCAGAAATTCCttgcttttaaaaatagacacCATTTATAATTGTCACATAAAGCTTGTTTTCAGGATGATTGACATCAGTGCATCAGTGTGTTGCTTGCTAGCACTGGCAGTGCAGCCTCGCACCGTTAGTAATTGTGTACGATTAAACTCTTGACTGGTTATAATCTTTGAGCTGAGTTAAATCATTCTACGTCTATTAGATTAGGACATATCTGAAAGTATTGCGGTTTATGGAATTCGAAATCTTTTCAAATCCTCTAGTATTCTATAAACTCTGGAATAAGTCTATTGGCCGGGTGGTAGGAAGGAGACTTAGGCCAGGTTGGCAAATAGCAACTACAGTTAGTTGAAGAATTACGCCTAATAGGCGCATCCTTCTGCCACCGTTAAGCGGGAAAATAAATTGTCTTTCGGCCTGTGAGGTTAAGATTTCGTAGAATTTTTAAGCGGACGTACCCGGTGGCTTGAATACCGAATTCGAATTCAAAAGTGAATCTGCAATTTCAAAGCGGAGCCATTATTTAGCCTTAGCTTAGAAGAGCCAAGTAATTTCAAAGGCAGGAAAGTATTCCGGCAATGGATCCGGTAGTTTTTCCAAACACGAGGATTCTTTAGCACCCGAGTATCTACCAAGACAAGCAATCAATGGTGGACCAGCTGTAGCCTTTATCTCCCTAACTGAAATTGTTAGAGTAGAGATCGGCTCTTGTGCCGTTACGGTCGCCCACTTAAAGAACCTTATTCCAACGATCATAGACAATGTGATTTCAGAGTTTTAACAATAGAAGATTTGATTAGAGAATCgagagaataaaaattaattgtgcCAATTTTAATAGAAATATTTCTCGAATGATTGAATCAGAATTCACGATTTTACACAGAGTTAAATCAGAGTTGAATCAGCAAAGTTTAGACCAGAATTGAATCTTACACCGTCCCAAGCCCTATATACTACCCAGCATCAACAGAGTTTTAGTCTGACAGGAGTCCAGGACTGACGGGACAAACCGAACAACAGACACACAAGAACACAATATACAGAAAAAGAGACCATAACCATATATAAGAGACATCCATATTTTATCACGTAATAAGTGTGACGAGTTTCAACGGAATTAGTTTGGCTCAAATACAATCAGTCTTATCGCTTTTAACGGCGGTCAGAAGATTCCGTCAGAGCGGAATTTTCACATGGTGGCGATATagaggtaaaatttaaaaaatacagtaCCTAACAATTTTAAGTTATGAATTATAAATACATGTAATAAAAGcatttaatattaaataattgAATGTTGGATGATCATGTGGTGTATTGTATTATTAATATAATTATAATTTATTATATCATAATTATAACGTTacgattcaaattcaaatgaacaCATTAAATCCTGAAATTCATATGATTTACAGTATGGCCGCTAGGTGGCAGTAAAGTCATACTTGTTTCAAGCGTACAAAAAAGAGGGCGTCCCTAAACTGCGAAagcgaaacgcgaaacgcgaaacgcgaaacgccTAAAATGCGAAACAGCTGTGCGAAACGGACCAAAATTTTGGAACCGTTTCGCGGGACCAAATGCCGGAGGGCATACTAAAGAGCGAAACATCTtgcgaaacaaaaagttttccttttctccacaGAGGTCCAAATTGAAGGAGCTTGCCGCCATTTTTCATTGTCTCCCGCTATGATGAGGCATTAAAGGAGGAAGGGGGGCAATCAAATTCGATTTCTTCGCCACTTCCCCTGTATGTTTTAATGCGCATTTTACGATTATTAAACTAATGAAAGGCATAGAGCAGCACGATATggtgatatttttaaataataaaatattaggTAATGGCCCAGGGATTATACATtacattaaataatttaaatcaacCAGTAGAtacgtgcacaaagaaataatCGGTCATAACAGTATGAGTGCCTTATATCAAACTAAAAATCAAAGCTACCATGTtccaaatcaagctaaaatttaATCAACTAAAACTTCCCTTAAAATTAAGAATGTTAATCTGATTGATACTGATACATGGAAACGAGAAgttccattaatttttttataccaATCTTCTAATTAAAAACACCTATTGCATATTGCATTCAAGGTATTCCGTATGGAGTagttggacatcctgcgttgcgcattctccgcatatgcgaaaatctcatttgtgtccaaataagtctgtgtcgcctacagcgtcttatggaaaaaccaacttctcctcggcaaaaaaatggttttcttACCTATAACTATGATTTCCCACCTTTTCTTCTTAacagtgaatactttattcatttctctattacctaatttttatttctatccccaattcaatctggtttatttttaattaatttttgtttgtgactggtttttttgttgtctcctgtagcagaagaatttcgttcgtaGCGTGGTCGATTCTGTATGGAAACGTCTAGAATcgtctgctacaggagacgaacaaaaagaaacagtcataaacaaaaattaattaaaaataaaccagaTTGAATTGGGGATAGcaataaaaattaggtaatagagaaatgaataaagtattcactgttaagaagaaaagggggggaaatcagagtcatagataagaaaacaatttttttgccgAGGAGAAATTGGTTTTtccataagacgctgtaggcgacacagacttacttggacacaaatgagattttcgcatttgcggagaatgcgcaacgcaggatgtccaactACTCCATTCATAGTCAACACACAAATAGACCAGCCATAAGGTGCGCGAAActcgaaaatttgaaacttaacaatttgtttgttgaCGGCGTCCATTGTCGTCTGCTACCAAGACGTTTACACTGCGACGTTTCGCAAACACCGATTTCGCAGTTTAGTACGGACCCAAAGACTAAAATGCGAAACAGGGTCCCAACTTTTGGGTCCGTTTCGCACAGCTGTTTCGCATTTTAggcgtttcgcgtttcgcgtttcgctTTCGCAGTTTAGGGACGCCCCAAAAAAGAGGAGCGAGTTCGAGAGGAGATAGCGTCCCTTTCAGGCTTTTAGACTTTTAGTTTCTACATTCACTGTGCCTGTCTGTGCATTCTCGTCAGAGTTAACGTCTCACGCCAGTCACACGTTATTTGGCTCTTCAATTTCGGTAATCTAATCTAATCTTTTGTTTCCTCTCAAATAATTAACTATGTTATGATGTTTTATTGTAAGTGGCATGgccattcgaattttttgaataagtGGCTGAAGCGTCAAGCGAGGTTTCCATGCAAACATGGTGGGTCTCCGGGCTCAACTCTCATCTTCTCATCTCTCGGCCTCGTATGAGAGTCTCTCGCCAATGACCGTGCATGTTTTAACATTCGCAGTAATGGTTTTGTAGTACCAATAGTGACTTTAAAGTTAAGTTTAGCCCTTTagtttttcattgaaattatGCAAATGCTTTTGAATGATAAAAAATTGCTTTATCGATCGACTTCGCTCATTAAAAACGGTCACCCTGTTATTCAAGTATGAGTGTTGGctcaacgattttttttttacatttcagatATGTTAGAATGGCaaacgaaagaaaaccaaatacGTCTAGAACTAAAATAATCAGGATTGAACATTATTTTCTGTGGGAGGAGATGGAAGAATTCGAACACCCAGATGTTGATGTCCCTGCGAATATATCGTTGGCTCATCAATCGTTGTTCAAAGCAGAGAAGATGACTGAACCACTTAAACCACCAGCGTAATTAAAACTTCTGTTGTACTGTAGAGTGATGGCaccattgaattatttttcattactaGGAGTGCTGCTGCTTATTACTTTATGACGCATCATTCCGAATTGGACAATCTTACTCCTGCTGAAATTGATGTTCTTTGGGGAAAGGtgccaaagaaacaaaagaagaagtgcaTTGAAGAACACAAAAAGAAGCGTAAAGACTATGTTGtttatgaaattgaaaaattcgtcAGGGTAAATTGAAGTGTAACTTTTTTATATGTTGATTTTTAACTAAACGAATTTTGTATTTAGGCATTAAGTCCAGCCGAACTTAAATATTTTCACACAATTACAAAGAATCGTGCTCGGGATCAGGAGGATGAAGTTAAAGAAAGTTCTGACGAAGAATCGAGTAGTTCAAATGAAGAGCAAACGAGTGGTGCCTGCTGGGACGATGAGGAATCCGAAGAAGAATTGAGTAATTCAAATGAAGGTCAAACAAGTGTCGCCTGCTGGGACGATGAGGCATCCGAAACTTCAAAGAAAACTGTCAAGCGTGAGGAAGATGTAGATAGTGATGAGGATTTAGAAATCCCCCCCAAGACCACTTTTCAAAAGCCAAATTCTTCACTTGAAATGTATTGCAATTCCTATATGGATAAGTACTCTAAACATCCCAAGCTGACCAAACAAGACCTGAAATCTACTTTGGCTACTAATCAATCGTTGTTCAAAGCAGAGAAGATGACTGAACCACTTCAAATACCATCGTAATTAAACTTCTGTTGTACTGTAGAGTGACAGCaccattgaattatttttcattactaGGAGTGCTACTGCTTATTACGTTATGACGCATCATTCCAAATTGGACAATCTTACTCCTGCTGAAATTGATGTTCTTTGGGGAAAGGTGTCAGATAAACAGAAGAAGACGTGCATTGAAGAACACAAAAAGAAGCGTAAAGACTATgtttatgaatttgaaaaattcctcagGGTAAATTGAAGTGTCCACTTTTTTATATGTTGATTTTTAACTAAACGAATTTTGTATTTAGGCCTTAAGTCCAGCCGAACTTAAATCTTTTCACACAATTACAAAGAATCGTGCTCGGGATCAGGAGGATGAAGTTAAAGAAAGTTCTAACGAAGAATCGAGTAGTTCAAATGAAGAGCAAACGAGTGGTACCTGCTGGGACGATGAGGAATCCGAAGAAGAATCGAGTAATTCAAATGAAAGTCAAACAAGTGTCGCCTGCTGGGACGATGAGGCATCCGAAACTTCAAAGAAAACTGTCAAGCGTGAGGAAGATGTAGATAGTGATGAGGATTTAGAAATCCCCCCCAAGACCACTTTTCAAAAGCCAAATTCTTCACTTGAAATGTATTGCAATTCCTATATGGATAAGTACTCTAAACATCCCAAGCTGACCAAACATGACCTGAAATCTACTTTGGCTACTAATCAATCGTTGTTCAAAGCAGAGAAGATGACTGAACCACTTCAAATACCATCGTAATTAAACTTCTGTTGTACTGTAGAGTGACGGCacgattgaattatttttcattactaGGAGTGCTGCTGCTTATTACGTTATGACGCATCATTCCGAATTGGGTAATCTTACTCCTGCTGAAATTGATGTTCTTTGGGGAAAGGtgccaaagaaacaaaagaagaagtgcaTTGAAGAACACAAAAAGAAGCGTAAAGACTATGTTGtttatgaaattgaaaaattcgtcAGGGTAAATTGAAGTGTCACTTTTTTATATGTTGATTTTTAACTAAACGAATTTTGTATTTAGGCATTAAGTCCAGCCGAACTTAGATCTTATCACACAATTACGAAGAATCTTTCTCGGGATCAGGAGGATGACGTTAAAGAAAGTTCTGACGATGAATTTGAATCGATTAGTACAGATGAAGATCAAACAAGTGTCGCCTGCTCTGACCACGATGGTCAAAATATCCTCGGACAAGACTAAACCGGCTGAAAATGTACCTCTGAAACTGTTTCATTGAAGTGTAAAATGTTTCACCAACTTACAAACTTCGTGAAGTGCCTATCAATACTAAGTTAGTGGTCGTCAAATTGGTGTTGAACGTCCGTTCATTCATAATCTAGAAATGGGTAACTAGGAAATTCTTTGAAGATTTTATGtgcttaatttttaaaaaaaggggatcgACTTTTATATGTTGAATGTATTTAGTCGCTCTCACCGTTTCAATAAAATGATTCCGTtctaaaaataacttttcatCAATCTGATTCGTCCATCAATTTTCCCAAATTTGGAAGGGAGAATATTAAGCCAAGTGATTATCAAAGTTActtgcctttttttgttagttCTTTCAATTGAGTGTCAAGTGTTAACGAGCggatattgttttgttttcatgttACCATGTTACTGTCaaacgtttctttcttttacgcTAGACGGCATAGTCTTTTATCATTTTCCGTTCAGTTCATAATGCTAaccaacattttaaattcgatAACACTTGGATATCAAcaaaaaataccttttaatttccatcgaGAGAAACGTCACGACCAGCAACCCATTTCTGCTACATCATTTTGTGGCATACCCACAGTCCCACACCCGTTAAACCTTGATTGCAATCAATAGCCATATAAACAACTGTTGTACTGGATTGAAGAAGTAATTTTGCTAAGttatccattaaaaaaaaacgtgtccTCATGTGAttaaatgaatgttttaatacaaTTTATTACACCACTTGATCAGATAATTTAAAGCAAGGTGGAAAAATCATAGCAAAAAACTAATATAAAGAAATGTGCAAGCaataaatgaattttcaaCTGGCTCATAACACTTTGTTCAGGGACTACTTCACATTAGCTCCAGATTGGTTTATCTGAAATATTGTACAAAGATGGTCTATCAATCGGATCacttgtgtttttattattaaaatatttagttttACCTGAACATAAAACAAAAGGTATGGTGTAAGGGCAGAAGTTCGTGATTTACGACTTAGTAGATCCTCGAGTTCCCGCATACGCAGTACACGAATGACTTCGTCATCACACTCCAGCCACACATCCTCGGACATGTTTGTATTATTCACACTACTGCCTGGACGTTGGAGGAGTTGAGTTTCTCTGAGTGTTGTTGGATCAATTGGCAGTTGCTACAAACTaaggaacacaaaaaaaaaatataattatacTTAGTTTATGATGTAAACACATGATGACAAGAAAATCATTTGAGATGGGTGTAGTTTTTCAAGGCTTGACTCTTTTGTAAATCAGGCATattatttgaacattttatGTTATTTGTGTTACACATTTTGGAGCTTTGAGTATAAAGGCTATGTACAGTtgccaagaaaagaaatttttttattatttacccgATCCTTTTGAAATGAGACTGCCTGTAAAATCTTTCCATTGTTTCTGTAATTACAAGCAAAAATAACTCATTAACAGATTCAGTTCTGGTGAAAATTTAGCTTTTGTTATGGTTACACCTAGGTAAACTCTTGATAAGCATATACATACCACTTGATGTTTTCCAAAGTCTACCAAGGACAGAACTTGCTTTACTCACTTTTACAtattgtttaattattttcatttcacttGATTTCTATTGCAAACGAAATATTTAACAATCTGGAAAATGGAAACGTAGAAACGAATTCGAAAACAATTTGCAGAATAATCGGACAGCATTGCCACACATTTAAAGTTACAGATTTTCTTTTACCTGTTTATGTTTTTAGAAAATAGAATTACAAATAATACATTCATGATAATAAATCAACATTATAAATTTAGTCATATTTGACTTATTTTGTGATTGAGGAATCCTTTTCAAATAAAGACTGAATAGCTGAACCTGAAGTCCTGAACAGAACCCATTTTGAAGCCCAAAACAAGCTATTGAGCAAAGCGCAACTCGCTGGTAGGTCCACCGTCCAGCTGTGtagaatttagaaaaaaaatcttctttttttagatcgtttaaataaaaaaacgaaggatgttttttttttattattattattattttattaatcttTCAGTAGGGAACTGCTGCGTTCTAGTCTCTGGTCAAGCGTCTCTATTgtgtacattttcttttctgtcggCCGCGAATGAGATAATGAAATAGTTGATACAAAAACGACCTTGTGTTCTTCGCACGACGCTCTCATTCTAGTCGAATAATGGACGGTGCGGGTGTAAAtgtataacatttttttcggttaaatgcataattcaaaaattcaaggcCGGAATGAAATATATAACAAAACATGTCGAAACATATTTATGCTAGGGAAGTAACCAACTCTTCTTTTCGGTCTCGAAATCAGCCACGCTTCCCTTTCCAGTTTCCAGgagtcttaaaaaaatagtttttcatCGCCATTTCACACAACGTTCACTTGTCTTGAACCGCCGAGGAATTCGTCTTTTAGCCCAGACTGAGATGAGGTGCACAGGCAAAATGAGCAATTTCT
This region includes:
- the LOC124338098 gene encoding uncharacterized protein LOC124338098 isoform X2, translating into MANERKPNTSRTKIIRIEHYFLWEEMEEFEHPDVDVPANISLAHQSLFKAEKMTEPLKPPASAAAYYFMTHHSELDNLTPAEIDVLWGKVPKKQKKKCIEEHKKKRKDYVVYEIEKFVRALSPAELKYFHTITKNRARDQEDEVKESSDEESSSSNEEQTSGACWDDEESEEELSNSNEGQTSVACWDDEASETSKKTVKREEDVDSDEDLEIPPKTTFQKPNSSLEMYCNSYMDKYSKHPKLTKQDLKSTLATNQSLFKAEKMTEPLQIPSSATAYYVMTHHSKLDNLTPAEIDVLWGKVSDKQKKTCIEEHKKKRKDYVYEFEKFLRALSPAELRSYHTITKNLSRDQEDDVKESSDDEFESISTDEDQTSVACSDHDGQNILGQD
- the LOC124338098 gene encoding uncharacterized protein LOC124338098 isoform X1 — encoded protein: MEEFEHPDVDVPANISLAHQSLFKAEKMTEPLKPPASAAAYYFMTHHSELDNLTPAEIDVLWGKVPKKQKKKCIEEHKKKRKDYVVYEIEKFVRALSPAELKYFHTITKNRARDQEDEVKESSDEESSSSNEEQTSGACWDDEESEEELSNSNEGQTSVACWDDEASETSKKTVKREEDVDSDEDLEIPPKTTFQKPNSSLEMYCNSYMDKYSKHPKLTKQDLKSTLATNQSLFKAEKMTEPLQIPSSATAYYVMTHHSKLDNLTPAEIDVLWGKVSDKQKKTCIEEHKKKRKDYVYEFEKFLRALSPAELRSYHTITKNLSRDQEDDVKESSDDEFESISTDEDQTSVACSDHDGQNILGQD